In Clostridium butyricum, the genomic stretch AATTTATTATTAAATTTTTCTATTCTTATACTGTTTAATATATGAATTCCTATAAAAAGAATAAACAAGTTGAATACACATAAAACACCATATAACTGGTTCACATATTATTACTCCAAAATACTTAAGTGTTGGAATAAGGAAAATTACAAAAAGTACTTTTCCTATTAATTCTATAATACTGGATATAAGAGGAACAACTTTTTTTCCTATACCTTGGAGTGCATTTCTTAAATTTAGCAAAACTCCTAAAACGCAGAAAAAAGGTGCATTTATCATAAGATATTTTGCTCCATTTTCAATTACTATTAATTCATTTGATCCAGAAAGCACCTTAACCATTGTTTCTGCTCCAAAAAACAGAATTATAGATATAATAATACTCCATAAAAGAGCCACTATATTTCCATATCGGACAGCTTTTCTTATTCTATAGCCTTGATCTGCCCCTTTATTCTGAGATACAAATGTAGCTAAAGATAATGATATTGTAGATACAGGCATCATACAAAATGCAAAAAGTTTTCTTGCGGCTGTATGTCCTGCTATTATTAAATATCCTAAACTATTAATAGCAGTTTGAAGTATTACTGTTCCAGTTGATACAATTGAAAGCATAAATCCCATAGAAAGACCTTGTCCAAGTAATTCTTTATATAGTTCCTTATCAAAAACAAAATGATCTTTTGATGGTACCAGTATTGGATTCTTTTTATAAATATATATGATACATAAAATTGATGATACTCCCTGAGCAATTACTGTGGCAACTGCCGCTCCAAAAATCCCCATATTAAATTGTGTAATAAAAATAATATCTAAAATTACATTTAAAATAGATGATACCATTAAAAATATAAGAGGCATTATGCTGTTCCCTATGGCCCTTAGAAGACCTGCAAATAAATTATATGCAAACATTACTCCTACACATAGTGTAAGTGTTGATATATATGAATATGATTCATATATTATTTCCTCAGGTGTATTTAAAAACTTTAAAAGTGGAAATAAAAATAGTACTGATATTATCATAATTATTATTGTAACAAGAATTCCTATAATTATTGAACCTGCAACTGATTTTTTAAGCAGTGTTTCATCATTCGATCCATAACTCCTTGCAGTTACTATGCTTAATCCATTACCTATTCCAAGTGCAAAACCTACAAGTAAATCATAAACTGCAGTACATGCTCCTATAGCTGCAAGCGATGTATCTCCAAGGAAATTACCTACAATCATTGTGTCCATCGTATTATACAACTGTTGAAATATATTAGAAACTAAGAGAGGTATGGCAAAAATTATTAAAGATTTCAATATACTTCCTTTAAGTAAATCTGTTTTTAAACTAATCATATGATGTTCTCCTATCTTATGCACTAAAGCTTTAAATCATAATTGGAAATGTTTACTCGAAATAATATAATCACTCCAAATCATCACATAAATAAACATATACTCCAAATATAGACTCATATAATATATACTGTCAAGCATTTGTTAAATTTTAGTATCAAAATAACTCAATGCACCAAAACTGCTGAATTTATAAAAATCCTCCAATGTAAAAATTCTTCTCTCTCCCCATGTTGAAAAATCCAAATATGTCTTGTCCCCATTTTCAAAAAGCTTTGTTACAGTCATCCAATGCCAGTCAAATTCCTTAAGAACATTATTTTCAAGCATAAGCAATGCTACTGGTTTATTATTGGTTAAAGCTATCTTTATAAAATTCTTTAGTTCTTTAAAATTAT encodes the following:
- a CDS encoding MATE family efflux transporter, which produces MISLKTDLLKGSILKSLIIFAIPLLVSNIFQQLYNTMDTMIVGNFLGDTSLAAIGACTAVYDLLVGFALGIGNGLSIVTARSYGSNDETLLKKSVAGSIIIGILVTIIIMIISVLFLFPLLKFLNTPEEIIYESYSYISTLTLCVGVMFAYNLFAGLLRAIGNSIMPLIFLMVSSILNVILDIIFITQFNMGIFGAAVATVIAQGVSSILCIIYIYKKNPILVPSKDHFVFDKELYKELLGQGLSMGFMLSIVSTGTVILQTAINSLGYLIIAGHTAARKLFAFCMMPVSTISLSLATFVSQNKGADQGYRIRKAVRYGNIVALLWSIIISIILFFGAETMVKVLSGSNELIVIENGAKYLMINAPFFCVLGVLLNLRNALQGIGKKVVPLISSIIELIGKVLFVIFLIPTLKYFGVIICEPVIWCFMCIQLVYSFYRNSYIKQYKNRKI